Proteins from a single region of Dyadobacter fanqingshengii:
- a CDS encoding NmrA family NAD(P)-binding protein has product MTDFTQPPKSGTIILAGATGELGFLIAGFVIRRGGILKALVRKGSSSSRIPELRRLGAEIIEVDFNSVAELTQACSGGTCVVSALSGLRDVIVETQTRLLNAAVEAGVPRFIPSDYCIDFTKLPEGSNRNLDLRREFSTRLDNAPIAPTSILNGMFTDLLTGQAPVVLFKIKRVLYWGDANQPMDFTTTRDTAAYTAAAALDPTTPRFLRIAGEVATIRDIQSAATKVTGEEFGTLRAGSLEFLALMIKITRALSPKNDEVFPPWQGMQYLHNMLSGKPKLSPLDNNRYPEIRWTLVREVLATKH; this is encoded by the coding sequence ATGACAGACTTTACGCAACCGCCCAAATCCGGGACAATCATTCTGGCTGGCGCCACAGGCGAATTGGGTTTTCTTATTGCCGGTTTTGTGATCCGGCGCGGCGGCATTTTAAAGGCGTTGGTCAGGAAAGGAAGTTCCAGTTCACGTATTCCAGAGCTGCGCCGTCTGGGCGCTGAGATCATTGAGGTGGATTTTAACAGTGTAGCCGAACTGACGCAAGCCTGTTCCGGCGGAACTTGTGTAGTTTCTGCCCTTTCGGGGCTTAGGGACGTGATCGTGGAAACGCAAACCCGTTTATTGAATGCAGCCGTCGAAGCAGGCGTTCCGCGCTTTATTCCGTCAGATTACTGCATTGACTTTACCAAATTGCCGGAAGGAAGCAACCGCAACCTCGATCTCCGCCGTGAGTTCAGCACCAGGCTCGATAATGCGCCTATAGCACCCACTTCTATTCTCAACGGCATGTTTACAGACCTGCTAACCGGGCAGGCGCCCGTGGTTTTATTTAAGATCAAACGTGTGCTTTACTGGGGGGATGCCAATCAACCAATGGATTTTACAACAACCAGAGATACAGCTGCTTATACAGCCGCTGCCGCGCTCGATCCGACAACGCCGCGATTCCTGCGCATTGCCGGTGAGGTTGCAACGATCCGGGATATCCAATCGGCTGCTACGAAAGTGACGGGCGAGGAATTCGGGACATTGCGTGCGGGCAGTTTGGAATTTCTTGCATTAATGATCAAAATTACACGCGCCTTATCCCCCAAGAACGACGAAGTATTTCCGCCCTGGCAAGGAATGCAATATTTGCACAATATGTTGAGCGGCAAGCCAAAACTCAGTCCGCTCGATAATAACCGTTATCCGGAAATCCGCTGGACGCTTGTGCGGGAAGTGCTCGCAACGAAACATTAA